One window of Acidimicrobiales bacterium genomic DNA carries:
- the queF gene encoding preQ(1) synthase translates to MPSSPSRDLVAIPNPHPGRDYEVRCETPEFTCVCPMTGQPDFATVTISYVPGESIVELKSLKLYLWSFRQEGAFHEDVTNRILDDLVAAVSPRRMTVRTDWLVRGGIHTVVEASAP, encoded by the coding sequence GTGCCGAGCAGCCCCTCCCGCGACCTCGTCGCGATCCCCAACCCGCACCCCGGCCGCGACTACGAAGTCCGTTGCGAGACGCCTGAGTTCACCTGCGTCTGCCCGATGACCGGGCAGCCCGACTTCGCCACCGTCACCATCAGTTACGTGCCGGGCGAGTCGATCGTGGAGCTCAAGTCGCTGAAGCTCTACCTCTGGAGCTTTCGGCAGGAGGGCGCGTTCCACGAGGACGTCACCAACCGCATCCTCGACGATTTGGTCGCGGCCGTGTCGCCGCGCCGCATGACGGTGCGCACCGACTGGTTGGTGCGCGGCGGCATTCACACCGTGGTCGAGGCGAGCGCGCCGTGA
- a CDS encoding DUF5679 domain-containing protein codes for MATYEGYCVKCREKREFDGEVKEMANGRRAAQGTCPTCGTKMNRMLGKDA; via the coding sequence ATGGCAACCTACGAGGGTTACTGCGTCAAGTGCCGCGAGAAGCGCGAGTTCGATGGCGAGGTCAAGGAAATGGCTAACGGCCGTCGCGCTGCGCAGGGCACCTGCCCCACGTGCGGCACCAAGATGAACCGGATGCTCGGCAAGGACGCTTGA
- the thrB gene encoding homoserine kinase, which yields MRARAPGSSANLGPGFDTLAVALSVYVEVDIEPADLLTIHAEGEGSELPGDDTHLAAQVARRVLGHDNVHITVRSEIPVGRGLGSSAALAVAAAAAAGADDPLAVAAEVDGHPENAAASVLGGLVTATTVNDRPVAARMPLDEQLAFVVLVPSRSLATKRARAALPAQVPHTDASFNLGRMGLLLAGLADHRLLVHEATEDKLHQSARASLFPEAGHLLAELVDAGALATCWSGAGPSLLAVCHRATAAQVRAAGDELLAEAGVPGTAVLLSPDTDGLTIPG from the coding sequence GTGCGCGCACGGGCTCCCGGATCGTCGGCCAACCTCGGCCCCGGCTTCGACACGTTGGCCGTCGCCTTGTCGGTCTACGTCGAGGTCGACATCGAGCCCGCCGACCTCCTCACCATCCACGCCGAGGGCGAGGGCTCCGAGCTGCCCGGCGACGACACCCACCTGGCCGCCCAGGTCGCCCGCCGCGTGCTCGGCCACGACAACGTACACATCACCGTGCGCTCCGAGATCCCCGTCGGACGGGGCCTCGGCTCCTCGGCCGCGCTGGCTGTCGCCGCCGCAGCCGCGGCGGGCGCCGACGACCCCCTCGCCGTCGCCGCCGAAGTCGACGGCCACCCCGAGAACGCCGCGGCCTCGGTGCTCGGCGGCCTCGTCACCGCCACCACCGTCAACGACCGGCCCGTGGCCGCCCGCATGCCGCTCGACGAACAGTTGGCGTTCGTGGTGCTCGTGCCGTCCCGCTCCTTGGCGACCAAGCGGGCTCGTGCCGCCCTGCCCGCGCAGGTCCCGCACACCGACGCGTCGTTCAACCTCGGCCGCATGGGCCTCCTCCTTGCAGGCCTGGCCGACCACCGCCTGCTCGTGCACGAAGCCACGGAAGACAAGCTTCACCAGAGCGCCCGGGCGTCGCTGTTCCCCGAGGCCGGCCACTTGCTGGCCGAGCTGGTCGACGCCGGCGCCCTGGCCACGTGCTGGTCGGGTGCGGGCCCCAGCCTGTTGGCCGTCTGCCACCGCGCCACGGCCGCCCAGGTGCGGGCCGCAGGCGACGAGCTGTTGGCCGAAGCGGGGGTGCCCGGCACCGCCGTCCTGCTGTCGCCCGACACCGACGGGCTGACCATCCCCGGCTAG
- a CDS encoding DNA translocase FtsK 4TM domain-containing protein → MTKTTRRAPAAKKHAKKKKPAGLRQSLATYLGRQADDVWGLILLVVGVLAALGIYADLTGPVGRMLRDGAAAVFGWGRLLVPVVLCGIGAVLVRGRLRNAEPGRAAIGFGFLVVAATGLLHLTRNGADEPRDAGGFVGAGIAGPLTSILATWGAAIVLVTLLVIAVLVLTKTSVRAAVDLISSGVRTGVRWLGSLSSSDEAEAGADEAPKVPKAKKAKAEAEPVVAVADEAEPVEIKVHVPDEPVPAGDQLAIDLGPAAEPGNWKLPPLSLLKRSKAQEVDKRTLELRGRRLEEALAAHGVETRLVGMTPGPTVTRFELELGPGVKVARVTSLQKDIAYAMAAPDIRLLAPIPGRSAIGVEVPNVTRQLVALGDILCSEEARRATHPLEVGMGKDIAGRPVMESLAAMPHVLIAGATGAGKSSCINSLLTSILLRATPDQVRMILVDPKRVELGQYNGLPHLLTQVVVNPKKAANALAWAVHEMERRTDLLAEVGVRDIGGYNAAFDRGDLAADPATGKDYQRLSYILVVVDELNDLMMVAARDVEESICRIAQMGRAFGIHLVIATQRPSVDVITGVIKANVPSRLAFAVSSLADSRVILDQPGAEKLVGKGDMLLLTASSNVPRRIQGPWVSEEEVRKVVAHWRRQAQPEYVDGVEGSDDSLTGFSGSPSGSGGGSGDDDDDMLEAAMELIVRSQLGSTSMLQRKLRVGFARAGRIMDLLEQRGVVGPSEGSKARAVLMTVEELEAHQSTKV, encoded by the coding sequence GTGACGAAGACCACGCGTCGCGCCCCGGCCGCTAAGAAGCACGCCAAGAAGAAGAAGCCTGCGGGGCTGCGCCAGTCGCTGGCCACGTACCTGGGCCGCCAAGCCGACGACGTGTGGGGGCTCATCCTCCTGGTGGTGGGCGTGCTCGCCGCCTTGGGCATCTACGCCGACCTGACGGGCCCTGTGGGGCGCATGCTGCGCGACGGCGCCGCCGCGGTCTTCGGATGGGGCCGCCTGCTGGTGCCCGTGGTCCTGTGTGGGATCGGCGCAGTCTTGGTGCGGGGGCGGTTGCGCAACGCCGAGCCGGGGCGAGCCGCCATCGGCTTCGGGTTCCTGGTGGTGGCTGCCACCGGCCTGCTGCACCTGACGCGCAACGGCGCCGACGAGCCGCGGGACGCCGGTGGGTTTGTGGGTGCAGGCATCGCCGGCCCGCTGACGTCGATCCTGGCCACGTGGGGCGCAGCGATCGTCCTGGTGACGCTGTTGGTGATCGCCGTGCTGGTGCTGACCAAGACCTCGGTGCGCGCCGCCGTCGACCTCATCTCATCTGGGGTGCGAACGGGCGTGCGGTGGCTGGGCTCGCTGTCGTCGTCCGACGAGGCCGAGGCCGGCGCCGACGAGGCGCCCAAGGTGCCCAAGGCCAAGAAAGCGAAGGCCGAGGCCGAGCCGGTGGTCGCCGTCGCCGACGAGGCCGAGCCCGTGGAGATCAAGGTCCACGTGCCCGACGAGCCGGTGCCCGCGGGCGACCAACTGGCCATCGACCTCGGCCCCGCCGCCGAGCCGGGCAACTGGAAGCTGCCGCCCTTGTCGTTGCTCAAGCGGTCGAAGGCCCAAGAGGTCGACAAGCGCACACTCGAGCTGCGGGGCCGCCGCCTGGAAGAGGCGCTGGCCGCCCACGGCGTGGAGACCCGCTTGGTGGGCATGACGCCGGGGCCGACCGTGACCCGCTTCGAGTTGGAGCTCGGCCCGGGCGTGAAGGTGGCCCGCGTCACCAGCCTGCAGAAGGACATCGCCTACGCCATGGCGGCGCCCGACATCCGGCTGCTGGCCCCCATCCCCGGGCGCTCGGCCATCGGCGTAGAAGTGCCCAACGTAACCCGGCAGTTGGTGGCGCTGGGCGACATCCTCTGCTCCGAGGAGGCCCGGCGGGCCACCCACCCGCTCGAGGTGGGCATGGGCAAGGACATCGCCGGGCGGCCGGTCATGGAGTCGTTGGCGGCCATGCCCCACGTGCTCATCGCGGGCGCCACCGGCGCGGGCAAGTCGTCGTGCATCAACTCGTTGCTCACGTCGATCCTGCTGCGGGCCACGCCCGACCAGGTGCGCATGATCCTGGTCGACCCCAAGCGGGTCGAGCTGGGCCAGTACAACGGCCTGCCCCACCTGCTCACCCAGGTGGTGGTCAACCCCAAGAAGGCGGCCAACGCGCTGGCGTGGGCGGTGCACGAGATGGAGCGGCGCACCGACCTGCTGGCCGAGGTCGGCGTGCGCGACATCGGCGGCTACAACGCCGCGTTCGACCGGGGCGACCTGGCTGCCGACCCGGCCACGGGCAAGGACTACCAGCGGCTGTCGTACATCCTCGTGGTGGTCGACGAGCTCAACGACTTGATGATGGTGGCGGCCCGCGACGTCGAGGAGTCGATCTGCCGCATCGCCCAGATGGGCCGGGCTTTCGGCATCCACCTGGTCATCGCCACCCAGCGGCCGTCGGTCGACGTCATCACCGGTGTCATCAAGGCCAACGTGCCGTCGCGACTGGCCTTCGCGGTGTCGTCGTTGGCCGACAGCCGGGTCATCCTCGACCAGCCCGGCGCCGAGAAGTTGGTGGGCAAGGGCGACATGCTGCTGCTCACCGCGTCCTCGAACGTGCCCCGCCGCATCCAGGGGCCGTGGGTGTCGGAGGAAGAGGTGCGCAAGGTCGTCGCCCACTGGCGCCGCCAGGCCCAGCCCGAATACGTCGACGGCGTTGAAGGGTCTGACGACTCGCTCACCGGCTTCTCCGGCTCGCCCAGCGGGTCGGGCGGCGGGAGCGGCGACGATGACGACGACATGCTCGAAGCAGCCATGGAGCTGATCGTGCGCTCGCAGCTGGGCTCGACCTCCATGCTCCAGCGCAAACTCCGCGTCGGCTTCGCCCGCGCCGGCCGCATCATGGACCTGTTGGAGCAGCGCGGGGTGGTTGGCCCGTCCGAGGGCTCAAAGGCCCGAGCCGTCCTCATGACCGTCGAAGAGCTCGAAGCCCACCAGTCGACCAAGGTCTGA
- a CDS encoding ribonuclease J: MPDPSAVRIAFLGGLGEIGRNCAAFEVEGRIMLLDCGLMFPDTEMPGIDLVLPDFTWLRENADRIEGCILTHGHEDHAGGLSFLLRELSFPIYGSKLTLGLARNRIEEAGLLGRTELIEVQDGERRRIGPFDVEFIPVTHSVPNGFATAFHTPQGVILHSGDFKLDLTPVDGRLTDLARIGAIAKEYGIRLLLSDSTNAVEPGYTPSESSIGEQLRDLFAAHADKRIIVTCFASHIHRVQQIAEAALAHGRTIATLGRSMGKNVALTREMGLLHIPDSALVDIEKVGDLPPERTCIISTGSQGEPMSALSLMAAGDNKWLQVGKGDVVIMSSHAIPGNESAVSKVMDGLHRRGAEVVANVHVTGHAMQGELMTLLSVARPEFFIPVHGEYRHMTHHTRLAVRMGVPESNILLCEDGDVVELTDKGIDFAGEIPAGYLYVDGVVGGIGHGVLRDRRVLAEEGVVVVVVTVDARSGEVLTGPEIITRGWVYEQEAEGLLDDARQAILKALEKATDDGARDFETLKRHVRRATGQFVNERTRRRPMIVPIVMEV; encoded by the coding sequence TTGCCTGATCCCTCAGCCGTTCGCATCGCCTTCCTGGGGGGCCTGGGCGAGATCGGCCGCAACTGCGCGGCGTTCGAGGTGGAGGGGCGCATCATGCTCCTCGACTGCGGGCTCATGTTCCCCGACACCGAGATGCCCGGCATCGACTTGGTGCTGCCCGACTTCACCTGGCTGCGCGAGAACGCCGATCGCATCGAAGGCTGCATCCTCACCCACGGCCACGAGGACCACGCGGGCGGCTTGTCGTTCCTGCTGCGCGAGCTGTCGTTCCCCATCTACGGGTCCAAGCTGACGCTGGGCCTGGCCCGCAATCGCATCGAAGAAGCGGGCCTGCTCGGGCGCACCGAGCTCATCGAGGTGCAGGACGGCGAGCGCCGCCGCATCGGCCCCTTCGACGTGGAGTTCATCCCCGTCACCCACTCGGTGCCCAACGGCTTCGCCACCGCCTTCCACACGCCGCAGGGCGTCATCCTCCACTCGGGCGACTTCAAGCTCGACCTCACGCCGGTCGACGGCCGCCTCACCGACCTGGCCCGCATCGGCGCCATCGCCAAGGAGTACGGCATCCGCCTGCTGCTGTCCGACTCCACCAACGCGGTCGAGCCGGGCTACACGCCGAGCGAGTCGTCGATCGGCGAGCAGCTACGCGACCTGTTCGCCGCTCATGCCGACAAGCGGATCATCGTCACCTGCTTCGCCAGCCACATCCACCGAGTGCAGCAGATCGCCGAGGCGGCGCTGGCCCACGGCCGCACCATCGCCACCCTCGGACGGTCGATGGGCAAGAACGTGGCGCTGACCCGTGAGATGGGCCTGCTGCACATCCCCGACTCGGCCTTGGTCGACATCGAGAAGGTCGGCGACCTCCCGCCCGAACGCACCTGCATCATCTCGACCGGGTCGCAGGGTGAACCCATGTCGGCGCTGTCGCTGATGGCGGCGGGCGACAACAAGTGGTTGCAGGTCGGCAAGGGCGACGTGGTGATCATGTCGTCGCATGCCATCCCCGGCAACGAGTCGGCGGTCAGCAAGGTCATGGACGGGTTGCACCGCCGAGGCGCCGAGGTGGTGGCCAACGTCCACGTGACCGGCCACGCCATGCAGGGCGAGCTGATGACGCTGCTGTCGGTGGCCCGGCCCGAGTTCTTCATCCCGGTGCACGGCGAGTACCGCCACATGACGCACCACACCCGCCTGGCGGTGCGCATGGGCGTGCCCGAGTCGAACATCCTCCTGTGCGAGGACGGCGACGTGGTCGAGCTCACCGACAAGGGCATCGATTTCGCCGGTGAGATCCCCGCGGGCTACCTCTACGTCGACGGGGTGGTCGGCGGCATCGGCCACGGCGTGCTGCGCGACCGGCGGGTGCTGGCTGAGGAAGGCGTGGTCGTGGTGGTGGTGACGGTCGACGCCCGCTCCGGCGAGGTGCTCACCGGCCCGGAGATCATCACCCGGGGCTGGGTATACGAGCAGGAGGCCGAAGGGCTGCTCGACGACGCCCGCCAAGCCATCCTCAAGGCGCTGGAGAAGGCCACCGACGACGGCGCCCGCGACTTCGAGACGCTCAAGCGCCACGTACGCCGGGCCACCGGCCAGTTCGTCAACGAACGGACCCGACGACGGCCGATGATCGTGCCGATCGTCATGGAGGTCTGA
- the dapA gene encoding 4-hydroxy-tetrahydrodipicolinate synthase produces the protein MTARFGAVLTAMVTPFDDEGRLDLDAAVKLAKWLVDNGNDGLVLAGTTGEAPVLTNDEKADLWRAVAEAVTVPVIAGAGSNDTAHSVVGARIAEAAGAAAVLVVTPYYSRPSQAGIEGHFRAIAEATSLPLMAYDIPFRTGRKIDNDTMLRLAREVPSVVAVKDATGDPYSAARLMAQAPSGFELYSGDDGMTLPLLAVGAVGTVGVATHWTAALQQEMLASFFKGDVEAARRINARLLPSFEFETGDANPNPVPSKAMMRVLGHRVGECRLPMGPTPDGLEDRARAILADLGDDAPHPVA, from the coding sequence ATGACCGCCCGTTTCGGCGCTGTCCTCACTGCCATGGTCACCCCGTTCGACGACGAGGGCCGCCTCGATCTCGACGCCGCGGTGAAGCTGGCCAAGTGGCTCGTCGACAACGGCAACGACGGCTTGGTGCTCGCCGGCACCACCGGCGAGGCCCCCGTCCTCACCAACGACGAGAAGGCCGACCTGTGGCGTGCGGTGGCCGAGGCGGTGACCGTGCCCGTCATCGCCGGCGCGGGCTCCAACGACACGGCACACTCCGTCGTCGGCGCCCGCATAGCCGAGGCCGCGGGCGCAGCGGCCGTGCTGGTGGTGACGCCGTACTACAGCCGCCCCTCGCAGGCGGGCATCGAGGGCCACTTCCGGGCCATTGCCGAGGCCACGTCGCTGCCGCTCATGGCCTACGACATCCCCTTCCGCACCGGCCGAAAGATCGACAACGACACCATGCTGCGGCTGGCCCGCGAGGTCCCGTCCGTGGTGGCGGTCAAGGACGCCACAGGCGACCCGTACTCGGCGGCCCGGCTCATGGCCCAGGCCCCCAGCGGGTTCGAGCTCTACAGCGGCGACGACGGCATGACGTTGCCGTTGCTGGCCGTCGGCGCCGTCGGCACCGTCGGGGTGGCGACCCACTGGACCGCTGCCCTGCAGCAGGAGATGCTCGCTTCGTTCTTCAAGGGCGACGTGGAGGCCGCACGGCGCATCAACGCCCGGCTGCTGCCGTCGTTCGAGTTCGAGACCGGCGACGCCAACCCCAACCCCGTGCCGTCGAAGGCCATGATGCGGGTGCTCGGCCATCGGGTGGGGGAGTGCCGCCTGCCCATGGGGCCCACTCCCGACGGCCTCGAAGACCGGGCCCGGGCCATCCTGGCCGACCTCGGCGACGACGCCCCCCATCCCGTTGCCTGA
- a CDS encoding ferritin-like domain-containing protein — MAKTHEEMIGRAEIDDLEAILSVSNTDVDEAIHAVKDNADAIFTWDYEKGAKPKLNRLYEKAKHSMWDGEKDLPWETEVDQEAVVMANAMQMGGLGYGMDLSGTCFEKWTEKEWIQLGCESQNWTLSQFMHGEQGALLCTAKIVETVPWIDAKYYASTQVMDEARHVEVFAKYLDTKLSGHYPINAHLKLLLDDIIADSRWDMTYLGMQIMVEGLALAAFGFIHQLTTEPLLKQLLRYVMSDEARHVAFGVLSLQDYYTELTQAELRERQEFAFEAAVRMRDRFLQQEVWDRMGLPVKEAVEIVQQSPERPVFQQMLFSKIVPNCKKLGLLDAGDGWLRTRFEELGVIQFEDWADTGEEYEAFALAEGDQRSA; from the coding sequence ATGGCCAAGACCCACGAAGAGATGATCGGCCGCGCCGAGATCGACGACCTGGAGGCCATCCTCTCGGTCAGCAACACCGACGTCGACGAGGCCATCCACGCCGTCAAGGACAACGCCGACGCCATCTTCACCTGGGACTACGAGAAGGGCGCCAAGCCCAAGCTGAACCGTCTCTACGAGAAGGCCAAGCACTCCATGTGGGACGGCGAGAAGGACCTGCCCTGGGAGACCGAGGTCGACCAGGAAGCCGTCGTCATGGCCAACGCCATGCAGATGGGCGGCCTCGGCTACGGCATGGACCTGTCGGGCACGTGCTTCGAGAAGTGGACCGAGAAGGAGTGGATCCAGCTCGGCTGCGAGAGCCAGAACTGGACGCTGTCGCAGTTCATGCACGGCGAGCAGGGGGCACTCCTGTGCACGGCCAAGATCGTCGAGACCGTGCCGTGGATCGACGCCAAGTACTACGCGTCGACCCAGGTGATGGACGAGGCCCGCCACGTCGAGGTGTTCGCCAAATACCTCGACACCAAGCTGTCGGGCCACTATCCGATCAACGCCCACCTCAAGTTGTTGCTCGACGACATCATCGCCGACAGCCGCTGGGACATGACCTACCTGGGCATGCAGATCATGGTCGAGGGCCTGGCCCTGGCCGCCTTCGGCTTCATCCACCAGCTCACCACCGAGCCCCTGCTCAAGCAGCTCCTGCGCTACGTCATGAGCGACGAGGCCCGCCATGTCGCCTTCGGCGTGCTGTCGCTGCAGGACTACTACACAGAGCTCACCCAGGCCGAGCTGCGCGAGCGCCAGGAGTTCGCCTTCGAGGCCGCCGTGCGCATGCGCGACCGCTTCCTCCAGCAGGAGGTGTGGGACCGCATGGGCCTGCCGGTCAAGGAAGCGGTCGAGATCGTGCAGCAGTCGCCCGAGCGCCCCGTCTTCCAGCAGATGCTGTTCTCCAAGATCGTGCCGAACTGCAAGAAGCTCGGGCTGCTCGACGCAGGCGACGGCTGGCTGCGCACACGGTTCGAGGAGCTCGGTGTCATCCAGTTCGAGGACTGGGCCGACACCGGCGAGGAGTACGAGGCGTTCGCCCTCGCAGAGGGCGATCAGCGCTCCGCGTAA
- a CDS encoding helix-turn-helix domain-containing protein, which translates to MSVALLVEPPVVTHEARITDAALRCIARWGGAKTTLEDIAREAGLSRATVYRVFPGGKDGLMETVAKSETRRFFAGVAAAMATADSLEDTLVHGMAEAGRRITTHEPLQFLLAHEPEVVLPRLAFGKLDEVLAAGAAVGAPYLESWLSPDEARRAGEWAARLVLSYVCQPADSQLDIADIASVRRLVRTFVLPGLTQPSRGTT; encoded by the coding sequence ATGAGTGTGGCGCTCCTGGTCGAGCCTCCCGTCGTCACCCATGAGGCGCGCATCACCGACGCCGCCCTGCGCTGCATCGCCCGCTGGGGCGGAGCCAAGACCACGCTGGAAGACATCGCCCGCGAGGCCGGCCTGTCCCGGGCCACCGTCTACCGGGTCTTCCCGGGCGGCAAGGACGGCCTCATGGAGACCGTGGCCAAGAGCGAAACCCGCCGCTTCTTCGCCGGCGTAGCCGCCGCCATGGCCACAGCCGATTCCCTGGAAGACACCCTCGTGCACGGCATGGCCGAGGCGGGCCGTCGCATCACCACGCATGAGCCGCTGCAGTTCCTCCTGGCCCATGAGCCCGAGGTCGTCCTGCCCCGCCTGGCCTTCGGCAAGCTCGACGAGGTGCTGGCCGCAGGCGCCGCCGTCGGCGCCCCCTACCTCGAGAGCTGGCTCAGCCCCGACGAGGCCCGCCGGGCCGGCGAATGGGCCGCCCGCCTCGTCCTCTCCTACGTCTGCCAGCCGGCCGACTCCCAGCTCGACATCGCCGACATTGCATCCGTCCGTCGCTTGGTGAGGACGTTCGTCCTCCCTGGGCTCACCCAACCGTCAAGGGGGACCACCTGA
- a CDS encoding TetR/AcrR family transcriptional regulator, with protein MRDRILEATFTCVARYGLGKTTVEDVAREARLSRASVYRYFPGGKDELIRDTISWEVARFFTRLATAVEGVTDFGDLLVEALLFAHRAVEEHEVLQKVLETEPERLLPQLNVDSDRIRGFIRAFLVPHIPDDALPPGTTSLEAADYVSRMLLSFIGAQGRWDLTDRDQVRELVRTELIGGLRL; from the coding sequence ATGCGGGACCGCATCCTGGAAGCAACCTTCACCTGCGTGGCCCGCTACGGGCTGGGCAAGACGACCGTGGAAGACGTGGCCCGCGAGGCCCGCCTGTCACGGGCCAGCGTCTACCGCTACTTCCCCGGCGGCAAGGACGAGCTCATCCGCGACACCATCTCGTGGGAGGTGGCTCGCTTCTTCACCCGCCTGGCCACAGCGGTCGAGGGCGTCACCGACTTCGGCGACCTCCTGGTCGAGGCCCTCCTGTTCGCCCACCGGGCTGTCGAGGAGCATGAGGTCCTCCAGAAGGTGTTGGAGACCGAGCCCGAGCGCCTGCTGCCCCAACTCAACGTCGACAGCGACCGCATCCGGGGCTTCATCCGGGCGTTCCTGGTCCCCCACATCCCCGACGACGCCCTGCCGCCGGGCACCACCAGCCTGGAAGCGGCCGACTACGTGTCACGCATGCTCCTGTCGTTCATCGGGGCCCAAGGCCGCTGGGACCTCACCGACCGGGACCAGGTGCGGGAACTGGTGCGCACCGAGCTCATCGGCGGCTTGCGATTGTGA